aaaaaaaaaactgactcgAATCAATCGCTTGGTATTGTATGTTGAGCTCTCCATAGCTAGGCTATTTCAATTCGATGCACGGTCAAGACAGTTTTGTGTCATGTGTCTCCGTGTTGGCTTCATTTACGTCATGGCTGTGACATCACACACATAATAAGTTATGGAATATCAAGAGAGGATAGTTTCTTACCTGTTGAATACAGCAGTCTCTCGTTTAATTGTACCTCCTTTTGGTGCTCTTTGACAAAAGACACAGAGAAACGTATTTTGATCGGTAATACATTGCCTCATACTCGCCATTGTGTAGCTAAGATTAAGGCAACAGAGAAGTTCGCCTTGGACATTACGCCTTACAAAAACCATTAGAAGAGGTCTCGTTGGGCATTCTTTGAAAATGCCTCTGCCTCTCGGCGAACCTTTAGCACGACAAGATAGGCCGATTACTATCAATTCCAATCGAATCCAGAGTAAACGTTTTCTAGTACCCGCACAAGGCTAGGATATGAATGATGAtgaaattatatgtattttcttgTTATGCTGCTGCATTGTTAGAGGGCTACAATATAGCTCTGTATAGAGGAATACAACAAGCACCGCCCAGTACTCTAGAATAAGGTCAGCTTATAATTTATCTAAGGCTTTAAACAGGGTTAAGTtatactgtatatttttttttccttcctaagctggtagcttagagaggctattccagcgtaaccctaactagtaggtgatctcacggggctcaaacctgacgacgttgctaacacgaaccctagcaagagccgtgcttcgcagaatctaccaccggatcggaaacgcgacccactgagaatatccgacgagaaactcagtgggctgtgtctgagagttaatttactcgtcgagcccttcgtcgcaagcgacgggttcgacgagaacggtgaccggtgcttgaagtacctagaagcaccgttagtggatcgggaggatataCTGTATAACCTTTCCATTACCGAATGCATGTTTAATATACAGGATGTCCTAGAAAGAATGGATCAttctgaaacacctcatagtagagctattggggaaaccaaataaaaaaattaacaaaagatttcttaggtagtacccaaattaattacccaaataaaaagactacatttcatgattaaaatttaagttaaatttttacaaaaaattacaatagcTACTCATATGGTTTAGTGCATATCCATTGGTATAGTCCATGTATAACATATATAACATGTATAACATATATAACAACAAAAACCCTATGGATTTCATGTGTTTGTAGCTGTTTTATATTACAGGAACGCGCAGTAGTAtggaaaattatgatttttgtttGAAACACGTAATTCGGGTACTacctaagaaatatttttatttatttttttattttgagtccccaatagctctactatgaggtgtttcgggattatccattctttctgggacaccctgtatattacTCGTATTTCACACTGAAGTTCTAATTTAGATTCTAATAATTTCGTACACATTTTAGAAACTTCATTAATATACTCTACAATTGTACAGAATCCGTATCATTTAATGAATGTATTTCGATCATAATCTCGATAAATGGTCGCAATCCTCAAAAAATGAACGTTCGACGGTCGAATTAACAATAAATTACGAACGCTAATGCTCAGTGTCATTAAGGAGCAATTAATCAAAAAACGAGGAATGGTATGAAAGCAACCGAATAACGGAGACATTTTACCAGTCACCAGAAACTCCATTAGGAAATACATTTGAAATCAATACCATAATACTCCGTTGACCAACTTTAGACAAAACATAGAATTGAGAATAAATGCTGAAGTTCTTACAAGTATTTGATctatactaattttataaagaggaaagaattgtttatttgtattgaataggctccgaaactactgaaccgatttgaaaaattctttcactgtttggaagctacaccatTGAccaagacccgagcggagccagagcgggccgctatgttaaaaatatttttaggcaATAATCCTTTAGATGCAGGCATTCTAAAATCAGAAACACTACTATGGATTAAAAATACTGCTTTAATAAAACCAATAAGAATTTTTGACAcatcacgattttttttattgtccttgtataggcggacgagcatacggtccacctgatggggagtggttatcgtcgctcgtggacgtcagcaatgccaggggccaagccgctgcctacccagAATTTAAAAtgcatatatttataaataaaatgacttTCAAAGTTGATTAAAAGCATGTAAATAATTAATGCTACTATTTTATCacaagtttattatttttattgtataatttcCTATGTACCTTATACTTGAAGAGTTTTCGTGGTGACAAACAACTAAGGTGCTATTTGTTGACatatttgaatattatactacctagtctattttttttttaattaatgttatttgtaattatttgcACAAAGAAAGAACTAACAGTGTCTTGAGGTCTAACAAtttgtttcatttgtgttttgtgCATCAACTATCATCTGTATTAATGCAAATAACTTTATAGGCTATGACAAAATCCAAATTCTCAGTGCAGAAAAGAAGTTATTTCCATGATATTGAATAAtccaattgaaatttaatatgtgtataaaaagtattctctttgtATTCTTAttctttctgtttttattttttctaaaatatcatATGCAAAATTGAAGCTCTCAGTAACAAGGAacatcaaaaaaataattgattggTCATTTAGAATATTTATTTCAGAGCTAGCAGATTCTCTCTacttaatttattcattattttaattatacatattaggtatggaataatattttttttttttaatattatggtTTCAATAAAAAGCCTCCTTTTTTTAAAGTGCACACAAAAGAACACAAAAGTAACACAAAAGAAAGGTGTAGGTAGATTACATCAGGATTCAGTTGGAAGGTCAGGTAAGGAGTAGCGGGATTGAGAGTACCTTTAATTTTCTAGTCTGAAAAAATGCAAGTAGATTTATTAATtctgataattttaatttaattacacaaTTTAAATTGTCCAGTATATATGTAAcagtaaattgtttttgttttttaatattttttttactgtatttttaatttatttttattattgcttcgaatgtacaataaacaatttttttaattacttataaaaacgatatattttcgcctagtttttttaatagtaattcaaacatcattttattttacacaacttgtaaaaaaataatgataaaatcaGAAATAAATTCCTATAAGCTTTCAGCAAACTATGCAGGAAAAACCTTTACACGAACTTCAAAGTTATTCGTGTGATGATTTGAACTTCGATTTTTTTGCGTATATCGCAAGTTTAAGCAAACTTTGATCTAGGTAAGCCTCTTACGATTATACATTAATACACAccaattcaaattaaattacaatacaattaattcTTCATGTTTTGTGAGACAATATGTTTGCAATGGAAAACCTACTGGAGCTCCATATACCTACGTACTGTGGTGGAAAGTGGTGTTTCGCGTGATTTCTAAATGGGTCACCTTGATTTTGTAATCGCTGTACGTACTTTGATATCTTTAGtttaatattacttaataaaaacaaatcaaatgaTATATTTAATGTTAGTTTTCTATTATCGATCGAGAATGTTTGATGTCAGGCGATGAATGAAACGATAACTCAAAGCAATACTCACCGAAACTAGGTGCTTTTGCACCTTTGAGGAGAAGCACAATTTTCACAATAAGGTCTTAGTTAACTCTCTTAATACAATATGCTATAAGCCCAGGTTACtagtacaaaattaattatatttcgtTTTTAACAGGACAATTCACTGAAACAAATCACGAACGAGCACAAAAAAACAAGACGAAACAGACTTTTCAAGACGAAGACAGATGTCGCTCTTGTGCGAATGacacatagacctatatagtttggtttcctacttcattggaaTGACAATATAATTGACATTTGACATATgagttgtatatttttttattcgattcGTCTCTTAAATAAGCAACGGCAATGAAGAACGAACGGATATATATTCTGTACAAATACATCGTGTTATTTGAGTATGATGTAAAATGGAACAGACTCTGAGATGAAATAAAGCCTTTAGACAATCTTataaattgagaaaaaaattattaaaataaaattgccggtaaggaaataattacataattatggACATTGAAACAACTATAATACTGATATGGTAAGGTATGGCGCTCGCTGTAATTCTGCGCGATACCGGTGTCATGAACCTGCTTCTACTTCGCTTCATGAGATCTAACTTGAAAGATATGAAAGTTATAGTTGAGCCAATGCGCTTAATCAACTAACACTTCGATCTTTCATCTTGCCTTCACCGCAGAGATTGGCGAGACGTGGGTTCGTGGCTGTACGAGCCCAGAAGTTTCCCTATGGTCAGTAGTTGCGAAATGATGTCATGGTTCTGGGTCATGACcaattttttgtgaaaattaaaaTCGGATACGTACAGAATTGTAGacttaattttttgtatttcattttccaTTATTTTTTCTGCAAAATAGTTGTTAACTTATTACTATTACCatcctattaacattttcacCACCATGATAATGAAGTGTACAGTGTATACAAGGtgtaattttatgtatttctagTAGCTTCAGTcgagaatataaaataataaatagtccAATTTTCCAAAGCAGACAGTTCTTGATATGGTGTTTTGTTTAAAGACAGCTTTGATGTtagataaatatatgtattacagTAAAAATTAACATGTGACCTCACAAAAGTTTAAGAATTCATGCcgtaattttcttaataaaattattatcttcatACTAAACTATTGGTACTTttcataaatttacaaaataaatttcattatatcAATCCTCAGGCTTCCTTTATTTCCATAATTTTCTTATCaatcttttttatataattcattctatctaaaaataaacaacaatctCAGTCTTATCAACACCCTTCTTGACTCAGGATTTAACAACATTAGtacttttaaatgaaatttgtaggaaacaaatttcttttttaacataaaaaaaaatgtatttttttcttagtaaactatttataaacatattattacttaagaccaaaataaataaaaaaagatgttgaAATTGTTTGAGTTTAATTCGCTCAATAGtcttactgaaataaataagaTAATCCCTTAAATGTATATTCTTTGAATGGaactaaaagtaaaaaatatatattaaaaaactcATAAATTTTGAAAGGACCTTTTCTACGGGACAAAACTTTCTTTAATATCCttacattagtaaataattatttttcacgTTATGCCATACTGTGAACAAGTCACACCGAACTCAAGTGAGTTGCAAAAGTTATCAATTAGTAACATCAAGCAAAATCAACACCTGTGTCGAGTAAGTCCCTTATTAGTACTGTTGCTCGGCGCGGTAGAATACGTAACAAATGACCAAGACATAACAAATGTTTTGGAACTGATGCTTCCGGGTAGTTCCTCCTGACGCTGTCCAGGATCGATGATGCTGCTTCTACAGGTGATATAGTCCCGAAATAGCTGGGTATCCttcaaatgttaaaaattaatttaagccTTGCTAATTAAGATAACAATTTATATCTTATCATATCTTAACTTTTCACGAAGATAGAAATATTTCAAGTTCAAGAGTACTGTGTAAATTGAAACTGAATAATGTAAAATTGATTGAAAGTAGATTTTGTACTGTAATAATCCATCTCCTAGGTGCCAGAAAGGTCATTAATGTATATGGGTTCTCAAAAAATTTGTTGCAATGATATTTCACAATCTATTATAAACAAAAGGCTACCATTATTCTCACCTTAATTTCACATCGTGATACTCATCATTCACGATGAAAGGATATATGTGAATCAATGTCACATGCACATTATCAATCTTATTTATTCTGAGATCCTCCATCAGCGACTCCGCTAACCCCTGCACTGCAAACTGAGCAACACTGAGCGGCATCTTATCTTTTATGTAGCTGAGACCAGCTACAGAAGTCAAAGCCACAATGTGCCCGTGGTCTCTGGTTTTCATTTCTGGTAAGAAGTTGTCTATGagctgaaaaaaaattaagcaaggaaaattgtgttttaaaaaaatattgtaatgtaatttataCATGTATGAGGGTATCTATATCAACTACAGAAATCACTGACTTGCTTAAATGTTAACAAAAGACCATTTCATCCAGCTGATGTAACAACTGGAAGTTAAATTTATGGAAAAAATTTAATAGTTCACTACACACAAAAAACTAAATACCTAAGTTCAAATTTTTTaggtttaattaatgttacattattGAACTTAGCAACCCTTAAAGATTAGCTTTTGTTCACGAGTGGCATTGATTGCAAGTGAATCAAGTGGATCTTGATGGGTCTATAGAAACAATAAAGTAACTTACCCAGAAATATGATGTCAATGTCAAATCCAATGTTTTGTGTATATCTTGAGGTGGTTGTGTCATTAAAGACCTAGGGCTGGGTATACCACAGCAATAGAACAACATGCTGACAAAACCAACATCTTTCTTAATTTGTGCTGCTAATTCTTCTATTTTCTCTCTTCTTGTAACATCACAAATGTAACTGGCTGCTGATCCACCTCTAAGTTTGATGTGGTCCACAGTATCTTCATTATTCTGATGATTGATGTCAATACACAGTACTATTGCCCCTAGATCTGCAAGTTGCATAGCTATTTGTCGTCCAACACCTCTTCCGGAGCCAATGACCTAAAATCAGTTAAGACttttgacgatttttttttattgcttagatgggtggatgagctcacagcacacctggtgttaagtggttactggagcccatagacatccacaacgtaaaatgcgccacccaccttgagatacaagttctaaggtctcaagtatagttacagttaataagtaataaataaacaaaaaatatgttttaaatttatctcACCATAGCAGTTTCCAATCTGACAGTTTTCAATGGTGGCGGTCTGAACAATTCATATGCAGCTTGAAATGTTGCGCATATTGCATTGAACACAACCCAAGCAACATCCACCATCAAAATGCAAAATGAATAGAGTCGTAGTAACATTTTGATTGgaaaaatgaaatgtaataacaCAGACAGTACATCCATTTGTTTGGATTCctgaaaggaaaaataaattaaaataatttacattaaaaaaaaaaaagagatagtTTAAGCCGATCCTTCGAAAAAGTATGATGAGTTGGGTGGCTTAATTTTGTTCGAAAAGATTACTAAtgaatttcaaatgaaatagaTAAAAAAGTCACCATTAGTGTTTCACAAGATATATATTTCCAAATTACCCGCGAATAACAATCGCTTATCTGAATACAGAATAAGGCACCCAACACAGTGCTTTTAATGCAAATGCCACTGCGTGCTCGAAGCGGAACTCACAGAAAACAATGAACTTTTGATAGTACCGCAGTTCGGTTATGTTATCAATACTTTTATGGAGATAACAATAGATAGGTACTTAATGCACATATGCAATGCCTTTCATGAAATATAATCATCTACAAATGACGTTGGTATgctttgcaaatattttttttgtgatttaacGTTATATCTTGATAAgtagatattattattgtaagtttaaaataaaatttgatttgtttAGCTCGCTAAAATTTGTGtaccaattgtaattttttttttaagagattttatgacctggtaactgaggcctttaagccatgtcttattttaatctatattcttaattttatgaaaaatgatattatggagtgaaatgaaatgaaaatgattaatttgagacattaatcaactaggatgaaattaaatgagatgatatgagatgaaatctaatctcagtaaaatggtggtcatttactaagatttttcagtggagtttttggaggatcccgagaagttacgtccagcggctttgtttcattttcccacatttgtgcactttcacagatattaaacggttaataaaccaccattattacacatttaaacccgaagaaacactaaatagacaaaataaaacaaatcacacaacttcactcctcgcgttcccgccaaaaagtccccaatTGTAATTTGCCATGTTTTACGCATAGATTAAaccacagaacactattacttctagcgaagGATTAAACACTTTATATTTGAGATAATATATTGGTTTTACGTTTTACGgaaatttattatgtgtataatcttaagtgtataatctatggtacgaaggaaaaattgtaccaaaattaaatttcattccatatcatctcatctcatttcatttgatttcatcccagttgattaatgtctcaaatcaatcatcttcatttcatttcatcatttttcatattcatttgccattttttcaatggactttttgaaaGATCCTAAAGAGGTTACGTACAGCggatttgtttcatttccccTCCCCACATGTatgcactttcatagatattaaaaaattaataaaccatcgttatttcacatttaaacctgaagaaacactaaatagacaaaataaaataattcacacaacttcactcctcgcgctcccgccaaattgtctaatatgaatatattaacaTGGATAATACACTCAATATCTAGgtaagtttgaagtcgtcgtggcctaaaggttaagacgtctggtgcattcgtaatgagcgatgcaccagtgttcgaatcccgcaggcgggtaccaatttttctaatgaaatacgtactcaaatgtttacgattgacttccacggtgaaggaataacatcgtgtaataaaaatcaaacccgcaaaattataatttgcgtaattactggtggtaggacctcttgtgagtccgcacgggtaggtaccactgccgtgcctatttctgccgtgaagcagtaatgcgtttcggtttgaagggtggggcagccgttgtaactatacttgagactttagaactttatatctctgggtgggtggcgcatttacgttgtagatgtctatgggctccagtaaccacttacaccagttgggctgtgatctaagcaataaaaaaaaaacttttattggcgttattgtaaagttgcaaaaatttcgctattattttaaatttaaatagtcaTACAAGCACAGCTATGCTATGATTCACGACTGATATTACGGACTCAGGACGGATCATCTTCGACGAGCTGGCGGATCATCTGATTTTACAGATTACCGAAACTCAAGCTATCACAACGTGAACGCTACCACCCTTACATACCAACATACCTTGAGGTCTAAACTCTTTACTATATCGCATAACGACTGTATCGTCcatcaaattgaaacgcatgaTTTCTTCGCGACACAAATAGACaaaggtggtacctactcatttGGGCTAAAAAAACGCCCTAACGCCGATAAATCagacaaacattttaattaaaggacccgccccgcttatttctgccgtgaagcagtaatgcgtttcggtttgaagggtggggcagccgttgtgactatactgagaccttagaacttatatctcgaggtgtatggcgcatttacgttgtagatgtctatgggctccagtaaccacttaacaccaggtgtgctgtgagctcgtccacatgtctgcaataaaaataaaaataaaagtttacgATCACTTGGGCTGGCTAGCTCATAAGTGGTCTGCATTTCACTGaaatatattgttaaaattttgacTTTTACCTTTACCTGACTTTACCTTTGATTGACTTTACCTTTTTTATCCCATTTCAttaaatacacaaattaatgaatttcatcccatttcgcttcatttttgttttcatataatTCAATATTGGAAATTTTACGTGACGCGGCcctaatgttattgttcggagcTTTTTTAAGCAAGCTTTTCGTAAATGTCGTAGCACGATTGCAGGCATctgtgaaatatattttttgtatggtaGCTGCATACACTGTGTtcttacaccggtcactcacatgcgcacgaatacgcaaacccgcaactGTAGGACGACATCTGCAAATGatttatgcaaagttttcgctgcattcgtggttttccaagctgtgtcggttttttaacagacatcaaagcgcgcgaacctcgaaccttcgcgtagtctcccacacattcgcttgcccagttgcgccgacgattgcgaagataacggacgtatcgccattttcatagttcgcgACGTCTACTGTGTCGTGTGTGACGttttcatcaaaagaaatcccataaaaacagcatgactgttaatgatgtctgggaaagaattcaaaactctttttctcttcaatgttctattgacgaattaaaaaggacgagaaattcgtgagacattcgtaaacaagtgtgggaggaagcgcaaacgggttcgcaaattgagtaccgaacccatttgcacagccgctaggtttgcgaatgaatgtttgacggcccttcacatgcgcgcaaacattcgtacaatgtacgaatatttgcacgcatgtcagtggccggcattacaccggtcactcacatgcgcacgaatacgcaaacccgcaagtgtaggacgacatttgcgaatgattatgcaaagttttcgctgccttcgtggttttccaagctgtgtcggttttttaacagacatcaaagcgcgcgagcctcgatccttcgcgtagtcttccacacattcgcttgcccagttgcgccgacgattgcgaaggtaacggacgtatcgccattttcatagttcgtgacgtctactgtgtagcgtatcttcatcaaaagaaatcccataaaaatagcatggctgttaatgatgtctgggaaagaattcaaaactctttttcttttcaatgttctattgacgaattaaaaaggaggagaaattcgtgagacattcgtaaacaagtgtaggaggaagcgcaaacgggttcgcaaattgagtatgcgaacccatttgcacagccgctaggtttgctaatgaatgtttgacggccctccaagaatatttgcgcgcatgtcagtggccggcattaggAATGATAGACTTATGATCGTACAGCCGttgatgaaaattaaaaaaaaacttaaattgacATTTTGAGTTGAAGTAAAAAAAGATTGTTTTCCATCaggaggtgaatgaagttaggccctcaaaaaaatttttttttcctgttttatacttattttctattaattcgtttgttcatcatttgttcatgattgttcactgttaataattgtttgttctgcatttatttatttaaaaaaaatatttaaaaatatacctacaagttagcccctctaatgcaatttttaatattttttcatccttaatgactcgtaaatattcattttcgattgttcttatataaaacacgtttgttctctttcgaaattactcgttttttgtttaatttactatttttattagttgaaattttattaaaatatgtgtactgcgcatgcgtcaactataatgcctaaactttctacgcggttttaatcgtgaaaaaaaaaccaaatataaatcctgaaggagcaattaattggtatacagtttaatttaaaaaattaaaaaataaataaatgaaataatgtgccttggcgttaagttagaccaaatacattttttccatactcctacttatcgttatgaaggtataaaaaagatagggagttcacataggtaatataaacaaataagtaaatatgttcattatttatctttcaagagtttttttttttttttttggtcaggaggaaatcgccggacttccgccctcccctggggatggaaggcggggcatgtcggagtcgaactgactaaaacctcctgtcgctcaacaacccgcgtccgaacctcgcatgagacagaacccataaaaaggcaaaggggggaaagtgaagcgtttagtgcggagcacatctctcccatcaccctcccctcgggacgccggactggcggtcgtcggcgccactaCCACCAGCCCtttcggtcggcaggctatccggagcccggctagatggcgccggttagaatgggttatcctacggaataccccgctgggtcagaaccagcgtgggtcgaggatagccggccttccatcacccgtttgctcttgcgtaaaacgcgtgcagagcagcttgcacgtcgtcttcttaggcacctttcgccggtccccagaccgacatatgaaggggacccgaaacacttagagggccaggacTTGGgtgagatccgcctccctggcccccgctcgacggcggcgggcttgcgcgtctatcacgcgccccgccgcctccttctgcgagatggtgcactcgcagaagtcgagcatcgccttccacgactcgtcgtcgccgagcatcgatgccacaacactcggcaacgacaagtcgtttcctatttttgcgacaaggacacggcgccacccctcccatgcggggcaggcgacgagcgtgtgctccgccgtgtccaagtcacaaccacaatggtggcactctgccgtcggctcggctccgatccggtgcaggaactcaccgaagcaaccatgcccagtgagcacctgcgtgagccgaaaagtgaggcgtcctctgtcacgattcacccaattcataagaaccgggcgaatcgcctcgacggtcctacgaccagccgaaggatcggccagccgtctggaccatgactccagcacggaccgccgagattgggccctccgcgctctgaccacactggggctgggacgtgccacgccccggacacgaaggtcagcccgccactgatagtcagcagcgagcgcttctgcctccaggacccaaggcggcgtcccagccagtacacacgccgcctcgaaagagatggtgcgataaccacggatgaccctgaccacgatggtgcgttgcggccgttgcagcagcttcaagagataatataggtatacattataataacttttttacacagtcgaaattatattcctaacattagtaaaataacattttaatacgataggtaagaggatagtaaaaatgtatttggtctaacttaacgccaatgcacattatttcatttatttgttttttaattt
The Bombyx mori chromosome 5, ASM3026992v2 DNA segment above includes these coding regions:
- the LOC733110 gene encoding epidermal retinal dehydrogenase isoform X1; its protein translation is MDVLSVLLHFIFPIKMLLRLYSFCILMVDVAWVVFNAICATFQAAYELFRPPPLKTVRLETAMVIGSGRGVGRQIAMQLADLGAIVLCIDINHQNNEDTVDHIKLRGGSAASYICDVTRREKIEELAAQIKKDVGFVSMLFYCCGIPSPRSLMTQPPQDIHKTLDLTLTSYFWLIDNFLPEMKTRDHGHIVALTSVAGLSYIKDKMPLSVAQFAVQGLAESLMEDLRINKIDNVHVTLIHIYPFIVNDEYHDVKLRIPSYFGTISPVEAASSILDSVRRNYPEASVPKHLLCLGHLLRILPRRATVLIRDLLDTGVDFA
- the LOC733110 gene encoding epidermal retinal dehydrogenase (The RefSeq protein has 5 substitutions compared to this genomic sequence), translated to MESKQMDVLSVLLHFIFPIKMLLRLYSFCILMVDVAWVVFNAICATFQAAYEWFRPPPLKTVRWETAMVMGSGRGVGRQIAMQLADLGAIVLCIDINHQNNEDTVDHIKLRGGSAASYICDVTRREKIEELAAQIKKDVGLVSMLFYCCGIPSPRSLMTQPPQDIHKTWDLTLTSYFWLIDNFLPEMKTRDHGHIVALTSVAGLSYIKDKMPLSVAQFAVQGLAESLMEDLRINKIDNVHVTLIHIYPFIVNDEYHDVKLRIPSYFGTISPVEAASSILDSVRRNYPEASVPKHLLCLGHLLRILPRRATVLIRDLLDTGVDFA